Part of the Arsenicicoccus sp. oral taxon 190 genome, CTCCTTGCCGGAGGACAGGGTGACCCGACCGTGCACGACGGCCTTGTCCTTGATGATCTCGAGCAGGCGGGCGCGGGCGTCGGCGGGGTTCATGGCAGCGAGCCTAGCCGGGCCGGTCAGCGGCGGGAGCAGTCAGCGGCGGGTGCGGCGGCCGTGGGCGAGCTGCGCGCTGACGCGGCGGACGAGGCCGCGCGGCGCGAGCTGCACCACCCCGACCAGGCCCTTGTAGAGCGGGCCGGGGACGGAGACCACGGCACCGCGCGCGACGTCGTCCAGGCAGTCCCGCACGAGCCGGTCCGCGTCGAGCCAAGCGGCCTCCGGCAGGTGCGACATGTTCATGGCGGCCCGCTCGTGGAACTCCGTGTGCGTGAAGCCGGGGCACAGCGCGGTCGCCGTCACCCCGGTGCCCGCGAGCTCTGCGGCCAGGCCCTCGGTGAAGGTGGTGCACCAGGCCTTGGCGGCCGAGTAGGTGCCCATCGACACGAAGGACGCGACCGAGGAGACGTTGACGATCGCCCCGCATCCGCGGGCACGCATCGCGAGCGCGGCGGCCTGGGAGAGCACGAGGACCGCCCGGGTGTGCAGCAGCAGGTGGTGCTCCTCCTGCTCGACGGGGGTGCGCAGGAAGTCGGTGCGCAGGCCGTACCCGGCGTTGTTGACCACGAGGTCCACGGGGGCCTGCGGGTCGCTGACGCGGTCCGCGACCCGGTGCAGGTCGTCCCGGTCCACCAGGTCGGCGACGAGGACCTCGCAGCGCGTGCCGTGCCGGTCGCCCAGGTCGGCGGCGAGCGCCCGCAGCCGCTCCTCGGTGCGGGCGACGA contains:
- a CDS encoding SDR family NAD(P)-dependent oxidoreductase, with protein sequence MATALVTGASSGIGLAFARELARRGHDLVLVARTEERLRALAADLGDRHGTRCEVLVADLVDRDDLHRVADRVSDPQAPVDLVVNNAGYGLRTDFLRTPVEQEEHHLLLHTRAVLVLSQAAALAMRARGCGAIVNVSSVASFVSMGTYSAAKAWCTTFTEGLAAELAGTGVTATALCPGFTHTEFHERAAMNMSHLPEAAWLDADRLVRDCLDDVARGAVVSVPGPLYKGLVGVVQLAPRGLVRRVSAQLAHGRRTRR